A section of the Streptomyces sp. SCL15-4 genome encodes:
- the nrtL gene encoding ArgS-related anticodon-binding protein NrtL has protein sequence MTPAELSRTVLHAVCRAVDDGELRVAVPERVVVTEPGPGGCGDFATAVALRLAGAAGQPPLRVAGILRERLVGAEGIEDVVVTGPGFLNIRLAEQVDPVAALVAEIREKGARYGHGDALAGQVVALRVPYEVRAEVVADAVVRIVGTQGGRATVEHGEPVNLRPVPTPEDPAPLGPDAARWALLHPAPHDRPRITADHLVQREGNPLFRVRYAHARVRSLGRNAARLGFAAEPGRPHTEAGALLLTPLADHPRILTAAATHRAPDRLARHLVTVADAVLPLLPSVLPVGEEKPSAAHRARLALAEAAGTVLAGGLSLLGIDAPEHL, from the coding sequence GTGACCCCCGCCGAGCTCTCCCGCACCGTGTTGCACGCGGTGTGTCGTGCCGTCGACGACGGGGAGTTGCGCGTGGCCGTGCCCGAGCGGGTCGTGGTGACCGAGCCGGGGCCCGGTGGGTGCGGGGACTTCGCGACCGCCGTCGCGCTGCGGCTCGCCGGCGCCGCCGGGCAGCCTCCGCTGCGGGTCGCCGGGATTCTGCGGGAACGTCTCGTCGGGGCCGAAGGGATCGAGGACGTCGTCGTCACCGGGCCGGGGTTCCTCAACATCCGGCTCGCCGAGCAGGTCGACCCGGTGGCCGCGCTGGTCGCGGAGATCCGGGAGAAGGGCGCCCGGTACGGGCACGGTGACGCCCTCGCCGGACAGGTCGTCGCGCTCCGGGTGCCGTACGAGGTGCGGGCCGAGGTCGTCGCCGACGCCGTCGTACGCATCGTGGGAACCCAGGGCGGGCGGGCCACCGTGGAGCACGGCGAGCCCGTCAATCTGCGGCCCGTGCCCACCCCGGAGGACCCCGCGCCGCTCGGCCCCGACGCCGCCCGGTGGGCCCTGCTCCACCCCGCCCCGCACGACCGGCCCCGGATCACCGCCGACCACCTGGTGCAGCGCGAGGGCAACCCGCTGTTCCGGGTGCGGTACGCCCACGCCCGCGTCCGCTCCCTCGGCCGCAACGCCGCCCGCCTCGGCTTCGCCGCCGAACCCGGCCGCCCGCACACCGAGGCCGGCGCCCTCCTCCTCACCCCCCTCGCCGACCACCCCCGCATCCTCACCGCGGCCGCCACCCACCGTGCCCCGGACCGGCTCGCCCGGCATCTCGTCACCGTCGCCGATGCCGTGCTGCCCCTGCTGCCTTCCGTGCTTCCCGTCGGCGAGGAGAAACCCTCGGCCGCCCACCGTGCCCGGCTGGCCCTCGCCGAAGCAGCCGGGACGGTGCTGGCCGGTGGCCTGTCCCTGCTCGGCATCGACGCACCCGAACATCTCTGA